A window of the Arenibacter algicola genome harbors these coding sequences:
- a CDS encoding collagen-like domain-containing protein produces MDFKKLLLLLFLMSCSFATAQVKIGENPNSINAASIVELESTTKAFVLTRVSNTQMQAIKPLRGAMVYNTDAKCVFFYNGTQWNSLCTGGSTATGGVGIQSTVDNGNGTFTFNYTDGTKFTTSNLTGPRGPAGINGIDGTNGATGATGATGAQGPIGLTGADGAKGDQGDKGNTGATGSTGAQGIQGIQGDTGATGATGVQGDKGDTGATGAQGDQGGKGETGAKGDQGDKGDTGAQGPIGLTGADGAKGDTGAKGDTGAKGDQGDKGDTGATGAKGDQGDKGNTGATGSTGAQGIQGIQGDTGATGATGVQGDKGDTGATGAQGDQGGKGETGAKGDTGAKGDTGAQGIQGIQGVTGATGDTGATGDTGATGATGATGDKGDTGAQGIQGIQGETGATGATGNTGAQGEQGIRGVTGATGTQGIQGETGAKGDQGDTGATGATGATGSTGVQGEKGDTGAKGDTGATGAKGDQGVKGDTGAKGDRGDTGATGAQGVQGIQGETGATGATGSTGATGVQGEKGDTGATGAKGDQGDKGETGATGATGAKGDQGVKGDTGAKGDTGATGATGDKGDTGAKGDKGDTGATGAKGDQGVKGETGATGSTGAKGDTGATGAQGPIGLTGATGADGAKGDTGAQGIQGVTGATGATGDTGATGTKGDKGDKGEKGEKGDTGAKGDTGAQGIQGLTGATGTTGAKGDQGDKGETGATGANGAKGDKGDTGATGATGATGAQGPIGISITGAKGDKGDTGATGTTGAKGDTGATGVQGPIGLTGADGAKGDQGDTGAIGATGSTGVTGSTGAKGDTGAQGIQGETGATGATGATGNTGAQGIQGETGATGATGATGDQGVKGDQGEKGNTGETGATGATGDKGDTGATGTTGAKGDTGATGVQGPIGLTGADGAKGDQGDTGAIGATGSTGVTGSTGAKGDTGAQGIQGETGATGATGATGNTGAQGIQGETGATGATGATGDQGVKGDQGEKGNTGETGATGATGDKGDTGATGERGDTGATGEKGDKGETGATGATGAQGEQGIQGVTGATGATGTTGDKGDQGDKGNTGATGSTGAQGPIGLTGATGADGAKGDAGAKGDQGDKGETGATGSTGAQGPIGLSGATGADGAKGDTGTTGATGDKGDKGDTGATGTTGAKGDQGEKGDTGATGLQGPIGLTGADGAKGDTGAKGDQGDTGAQGIQGIQGETGATGATGSTGVQGEKGDTGAKGDQGDKGDKGEKGETGAIGATGATGAKGDQGDQGDKGETGATGAQGIQGEKGDKGDTGATGATGNTGAQGIQGIQGIQGETGDKGDKGETGAQGIQGIQGETGATGADGAKGDTGATGATGTTGAQGIQGIQGVTGATGATGATGAKGDQGDKGDTGATGAQGPIGLTGADGAKGDQGDTGVIGATGSTGATGVQGEKGETGATGEKGETGAKGDQGDKGDTGATGAKGDQGDKGETGATGVTGEKGDTGAKGDTGATGAKGDQGDKGETGATGADGAKGDTGDTGAQGIQGETGATGAKGDKGDTGAQGIQGIQGGTGATGATGATGEQGIQGLKGDKGDQGDKGDQGEKGDTGAQGIQGIQGIQGETGATGATGETGATGETGATGATGEQGIQGVKGDQGDKGDKGDTGATGEKGDTGAQGIQGVKGETGATGSTGEQGIQGVKGDQGDKGDKGDTGAQGIQGIQGETGATGATGEQGIQGVKGDQGDKGDKGDTGAQGIQGEKGDKGETGAQGIQGIQGVKGNQGDKGDKGDAGAQGIQGETGATGATGATGEQGIQGLKGDQGDKGDKGDTGAQGIQGLKGDQGDTGAKGETGATGATGTQGIQGVQGETGATGATGATGTTGAKGDTGETGSTGATGVQGDKGETGATGATGSTGATGVQGDKGDTGAKGDKGDTGAQGEKGETGATGAQGIQGIQGETGATGATGETGATGETGAKGDKGDTGEQGIQGIQGETGATGATGATGEQGIQGLKGEKGDSGEKGETGAQGIQGETGATGDKGEKGDTGATGSTGAQGIQGIQGDTGATGEKGDKGDKGDTGATGSTGATGVQGEKGDKGDTGSTGAQGPIGLTGATGADGAKGDTGAQGEKGDKGDTGAQGIQGVKGDTGATGATGSTGATGTTGAKGDTGATGVQGPIGLTGADGAKGDTGAKGDQGEKGDKGDTGATGLTGAKGDTGATGATGSTGATGIQGEKGDTGAKGDTGAQGIQGETGATGATGSTGATGEQGEKGDTGEKGDTGAQGEKGDKGDAGAQGIQGEKGDTGATGAQGEQGIQGVTGATGATGNTGAQGIQGIQGETGATGATGNTGAQGIQGETGTTGAKGDTGAKGDKGDTGATGSTGATGVQGIQGEIGATGATGVQGEKGDKGDTGATGTTGAKGEQGDKGDKGDTGAKGDKGDTGATGATGSTGAKGDQGDKGDTGAQGEKGDTGATGLTGAKGDTGDTGATGAKGDQGDKGETGATGATGSTGATGAKGDQGVKGDQGDKGETGATGATGEQGEKGDTGAEGDKGEKGDQGDKGDTGATGAQGIQGETGATGATGAKGDIGAKGDQGEKGDTGATGSTGAQGPIGLTGATGADGAKGDTGAKGDQGDKGEKGDTGAKGDQGDKGETGATGAQGIQGVKGDQGDTGATGADGAKGDTGAKGDQGDTGATGATGSTGAKGDQGDKGDKGDQGEKGATGSTGAQGPIGLTGATGADGAKGDTGAKGDQGDTGATGAKGDQGDKGEKGDTGAKGDTGAQGIQGVTGATGSIGDKGDQGDKGDTGAPGVTGATGAKGDKGETGSTGATGATGSTGATGVQGEKGDTGAQGPIGLTGAAGAKGDTGAKGDKGDTGATGLTGAKGDTGATGATGAKGDQGDTGATGAKGDQGDKGETGATGADGAKGDTGAKGDTGATGSTGAQGIQGETGATGSTGAQGIQGDKGDTGATGATGATGNTGAQGIQGETGATGNTGAQGDQGIQGIQGETGATGATGDKGDTGEKGDTGEKGDKGDTGAKGDQGEKGDQGDTGATGAQGIQGETGATGATGLTGATGSTGAQGIQGVTGATGATGEQGEKGNTGATGSTGVQGETGATGATGATGIQGEKGDTGAKGDTGATGVQGEKGETGEKGDTGAKGDQGDTGATGATGSTGETGAKGDTGAKGDTGATGATGATGATGATGATGAKGDQGDKGDTGAQGIQGVTGATGAKGDTGAQGIQGIQGEKGATGATGVTGEKGDKGEKGDTGEKGDKGDTGATGSTGAQGIQGVKGDKGDTGATGATGPAGQDVQGGSLTRGIRSTSTNTTLGPNDFTLIVYGKDHTISFPTSGTIGQIYVIKVMDDDNETNINYRDDKGDPKNDLKKDKTYWFQYDGTNWQQISKD; encoded by the coding sequence ATGGACTTTAAAAAATTACTCCTATTACTGTTTTTGATGAGTTGCTCCTTTGCAACTGCACAGGTAAAAATTGGTGAAAACCCAAACAGTATTAATGCGGCTTCCATAGTTGAATTGGAAAGTACTACCAAAGCATTTGTACTTACACGAGTTTCCAATACCCAAATGCAAGCCATTAAGCCACTACGTGGGGCAATGGTCTATAACACGGATGCAAAATGCGTTTTCTTCTACAACGGAACGCAATGGAATAGCCTTTGTACCGGTGGTTCAACTGCTACGGGGGGGGTCGGCATACAATCTACTGTTGATAACGGTAACGGGACATTTACCTTCAATTATACAGACGGAACAAAATTTACAACTTCAAACTTAACAGGACCACGAGGTCCTGCTGGTATTAATGGCATTGACGGAACCAATGGAGCTACTGGTGCTACTGGTGCTACTGGTGCTCAGGGTCCAATAGGATTAACGGGTGCGGACGGAGCCAAAGGCGACCAAGGAGACAAGGGTAATACCGGTGCAACAGGTTCAACCGGAGCGCAAGGAATTCAAGGTATACAAGGTGATACAGGAGCCACAGGTGCTACTGGAGTTCAAGGCGACAAAGGTGACACTGGTGCGACCGGAGCCCAAGGCGACCAGGGCGGCAAAGGTGAAACCGGAGCCAAGGGAGATCAAGGCGATAAGGGAGACACTGGTGCTCAGGGTCCAATAGGATTAACGGGTGCGGACGGAGCCAAAGGAGATACAGGTGCCAAGGGTGATACTGGAGCCAAGGGTGACCAGGGAGACAAAGGAGATACTGGTGCGACCGGAGCCAAAGGCGACCAAGGAGACAAGGGTAATACCGGTGCAACAGGTTCAACCGGAGCGCAAGGAATTCAAGGTATACAAGGTGATACAGGAGCCACTGGTGCTACTGGAGTTCAAGGCGACAAAGGTGATACTGGTGCGACCGGAGCCCAAGGCGACCAGGGCGGCAAAGGTGAAACCGGAGCCAAGGGAGATACTGGTGCTAAAGGTGATACTGGAGCTCAAGGAATTCAAGGTATACAAGGTGTAACCGGAGCCACAGGTGATACTGGGGCAACCGGTGATACCGGTGCCACTGGTGCTACTGGTGCTACTGGAGATAAAGGTGACACTGGTGCCCAAGGAATTCAAGGTATACAAGGGGAAACCGGTGCGACTGGTGCAACTGGCAACACAGGAGCGCAAGGTGAACAGGGAATTCGAGGTGTAACTGGAGCAACCGGAACCCAAGGAATACAAGGAGAAACAGGAGCCAAGGGCGACCAAGGTGATACAGGAGCCACAGGTGCAACTGGAGCTACAGGTTCAACTGGAGTGCAAGGTGAGAAAGGTGATACTGGAGCAAAAGGGGACACTGGTGCGACCGGAGCCAAAGGCGACCAGGGCGTCAAAGGAGACACTGGTGCGAAAGGCGACCGAGGTGATACTGGGGCAACTGGAGCCCAAGGTGTACAGGGAATACAAGGTGAAACTGGAGCTACTGGTGCTACAGGATCTACTGGGGCAACTGGAGTTCAAGGTGAAAAAGGTGACACTGGGGCTACCGGAGCCAAGGGAGACCAAGGTGATAAGGGTGAAACTGGTGCTACAGGTGCGACCGGAGCCAAAGGCGACCAGGGCGTCAAAGGAGATACAGGTGCCAAGGGTGATACCGGTGCCACTGGTGCTACTGGAGATAAAGGTGACACTGGAGCCAAAGGGGACAAAGGAGACACTGGTGCGACCGGAGCCAAAGGCGACCAGGGCGTCAAAGGTGAAACCGGAGCAACTGGTTCAACTGGAGCTAAAGGTGACACTGGAGCAACAGGTGCTCAGGGTCCAATAGGACTTACTGGAGCAACTGGTGCGGACGGAGCTAAAGGTGACACTGGTGCCCAAGGTATTCAAGGTGTAACCGGAGCTACAGGTGCGACCGGAGACACTGGTGCGACCGGAACCAAAGGCGACAAGGGCGACAAGGGTGAGAAAGGTGAGAAAGGTGACACTGGTGCTAAAGGAGACACTGGAGCCCAAGGAATACAAGGTTTAACAGGAGCAACTGGAACTACCGGAGCCAAGGGAGATCAAGGTGATAAGGGTGAAACTGGTGCTACAGGTGCTAACGGAGCTAAAGGTGACAAAGGAGATACCGGGGCTACTGGTGCTACTGGTGCGACAGGAGCACAAGGACCAATAGGTATAAGTATAACTGGAGCAAAAGGCGACAAGGGTGATACCGGTGCTACTGGTACAACCGGAGCCAAAGGTGACACAGGAGCAACGGGAGTTCAGGGTCCAATAGGATTAACTGGTGCTGACGGAGCCAAAGGCGACCAAGGTGATACAGGAGCCATAGGTGCTACAGGATCTACTGGTGTAACAGGTTCAACAGGAGCCAAAGGTGACACAGGAGCGCAAGGAATTCAGGGTGAAACTGGTGCCACTGGAGCAACTGGTGCTACTGGTAACACAGGAGCCCAAGGAATCCAAGGTGAAACCGGAGCCACAGGTGCGACCGGAGCCACGGGCGACCAGGGCGTCAAAGGTGATCAAGGCGAGAAAGGTAATACTGGAGAAACCGGTGCTACTGGCGCCACTGGTGACAAGGGTGATACCGGTGCTACTGGTACAACCGGAGCCAAAGGTGACACAGGAGCAACGGGAGTTCAGGGTCCAATAGGATTAACTGGTGCTGACGGAGCCAAAGGCGACCAAGGTGATACAGGAGCCATAGGTGCTACAGGATCTACTGGTGTAACAGGTTCAACAGGAGCCAAAGGTGACACAGGAGCGCAAGGAATTCAGGGTGAAACTGGTGCCACTGGAGCAACTGGTGCTACTGGTAACACAGGAGCCCAAGGAATCCAAGGTGAAACCGGAGCCACAGGTGCGACCGGAGCCACGGGCGACCAGGGCGTCAAAGGTGATCAAGGCGAGAAAGGTAATACTGGAGAAACCGGTGCTACTGGCGCCACTGGTGACAAGGGTGATACTGGTGCTACTGGCGAAAGGGGTGATACCGGAGCTACTGGTGAAAAAGGTGACAAGGGTGAGACCGGTGCCACTGGTGCAACCGGAGCACAAGGTGAACAAGGCATTCAGGGTGTAACTGGTGCCACTGGAGCAACTGGTACAACTGGAGACAAGGGAGATCAAGGCGACAAAGGAAATACCGGTGCAACTGGTTCAACTGGAGCTCAAGGTCCGATCGGACTTACTGGAGCAACTGGTGCTGATGGAGCTAAAGGAGATGCCGGTGCTAAAGGCGACCAAGGTGATAAGGGTGAAACTGGAGCAACTGGTTCAACTGGTGCTCAGGGTCCAATAGGACTTTCTGGTGCAACTGGTGCTGATGGAGCCAAAGGAGATACAGGTACAACTGGAGCTACTGGTGATAAAGGAGACAAAGGTGATACAGGAGCTACTGGTACAACCGGAGCCAAGGGCGACCAGGGCGAAAAAGGTGACACAGGTGCAACTGGACTTCAGGGTCCAATAGGATTAACTGGTGCTGACGGAGCCAAAGGAGATACAGGTGCTAAAGGCGACCAAGGTGACACTGGTGCCCAAGGAATACAAGGTATCCAAGGTGAAACTGGAGCCACAGGAGCTACTGGCTCTACTGGAGTTCAAGGTGAAAAAGGTGATACTGGTGCCAAAGGTGATCAAGGAGACAAGGGTGACAAGGGCGAGAAAGGTGAAACCGGTGCTATTGGAGCTACTGGTGCAACTGGAGCCAAGGGAGATCAGGGAGATCAGGGAGACAAGGGTGAAACGGGAGCAACTGGTGCTCAAGGAATTCAAGGTGAAAAAGGTGACAAGGGCGACACCGGAGCTACTGGTGCCACTGGTAATACAGGAGCACAAGGTATACAGGGAATACAAGGTATCCAAGGCGAAACTGGTGATAAAGGAGACAAAGGTGAAACTGGTGCCCAAGGAATTCAGGGAATACAAGGTGAAACTGGAGCTACTGGTGCGGACGGAGCTAAAGGTGATACTGGAGCAACTGGTGCTACAGGTACCACTGGTGCCCAAGGAATTCAAGGTATACAAGGTGTAACCGGTGCAACTGGTGCTACCGGAGCCACTGGTGCCAAGGGAGATCAAGGCGATAAGGGAGACACTGGAGCTACTGGTGCTCAGGGCCCAATAGGATTAACTGGTGCTGACGGAGCCAAAGGCGACCAAGGTGATACAGGAGTCATAGGTGCTACAGGATCTACTGGTGCAACTGGAGTTCAAGGTGAAAAAGGTGAAACCGGAGCTACTGGTGAAAAAGGAGAAACCGGAGCCAAGGGAGACCAAGGAGATAAGGGAGACACTGGTGCTACTGGAGCCAAAGGCGACCAGGGCGACAAGGGTGAAACGGGAGCAACTGGTGTAACTGGTGAGAAAGGTGATACTGGAGCAAAAGGGGACACCGGTGCGACCGGAGCCAAAGGCGACCAAGGAGACAAGGGTGAAACGGGAGCAACTGGTGCGGACGGAGCTAAAGGAGATACAGGAGACACCGGAGCTCAAGGTATTCAAGGTGAAACCGGAGCAACTGGAGCAAAAGGAGATAAGGGAGACACTGGAGCTCAAGGAATCCAAGGTATCCAAGGTGGGACCGGTGCCACTGGTGCTACCGGAGCTACAGGAGAGCAAGGAATTCAGGGTCTAAAAGGTGACAAAGGTGACCAAGGAGATAAGGGGGACCAAGGTGAGAAAGGTGATACTGGAGCTCAAGGAATCCAAGGTATTCAAGGTATTCAAGGTGAAACTGGGGCCACTGGAGCAACAGGTGAAACTGGTGCTACTGGTGAAACCGGAGCCACTGGTGCTACCGGAGAACAGGGTATCCAAGGTGTAAAAGGTGATCAAGGAGATAAAGGTGACAAAGGAGATACTGGTGCCACTGGTGAAAAGGGTGATACCGGAGCCCAAGGAATTCAAGGTGTAAAGGGTGAAACCGGAGCCACTGGTTCTACCGGAGAACAGGGTATCCAAGGTGTAAAAGGTGATCAAGGAGATAAAGGTGACAAAGGAGATACTGGTGCACAAGGTATTCAAGGAATTCAAGGAGAAACTGGAGCTACAGGAGCAACTGGAGAACAGGGTATCCAAGGTGTAAAGGGTGATCAAGGAGACAAGGGAGACAAAGGTGACACCGGAGCTCAAGGTATTCAGGGTGAGAAAGGAGACAAAGGTGAAACCGGAGCTCAAGGTATTCAAGGGATCCAAGGTGTAAAAGGTAATCAAGGAGATAAAGGTGACAAAGGAGATGCTGGTGCACAAGGTATTCAAGGTGAAACCGGAGCAACCGGTGCTACTGGTGCAACAGGAGAGCAAGGAATTCAGGGTCTAAAAGGTGATCAAGGAGATAAAGGTGACAAGGGTGATACCGGAGCCCAAGGAATTCAAGGTCTAAAAGGAGACCAAGGTGATACAGGAGCCAAAGGTGAAACTGGTGCTACTGGTGCAACTGGTACACAAGGTATTCAAGGTGTTCAAGGTGAAACCGGAGCAACTGGTGCTACAGGAGCTACTGGTACAACAGGAGCCAAGGGAGATACAGGTGAAACTGGATCTACCGGTGCAACAGGAGTTCAAGGCGACAAGGGTGAGACTGGAGCGACAGGTGCTACTGGTTCTACTGGTGCAACTGGAGTTCAAGGTGACAAAGGAGATACTGGAGCTAAGGGCGACAAAGGCGATACTGGAGCGCAAGGTGAGAAAGGTGAAACAGGTGCTACCGGAGCTCAAGGAATCCAGGGTATTCAAGGAGAAACCGGGGCCACAGGAGCAACAGGTGAAACTGGTGCTACTGGTGAAACCGGAGCCAAAGGTGACAAGGGTGATACCGGAGAACAAGGAATTCAAGGTATACAAGGAGAAACTGGAGCTACAGGAGCAACTGGTGCCACTGGAGAGCAAGGCATACAAGGTTTAAAAGGTGAGAAAGGTGATTCTGGTGAAAAAGGTGAAACCGGAGCTCAAGGTATTCAAGGTGAAACTGGTGCCACTGGTGATAAAGGAGAAAAAGGAGATACCGGTGCTACAGGTTCAACAGGAGCCCAAGGAATTCAAGGTATTCAAGGAGATACTGGAGCCACTGGTGAGAAAGGAGACAAAGGTGACAAAGGAGATACAGGTGCTACAGGATCTACTGGGGCAACTGGAGTTCAAGGTGAAAAAGGTGACAAGGGCGACACTGGTTCAACTGGTGCTCAGGGTCCGATCGGACTTACTGGCGCAACTGGTGCGGACGGAGCTAAAGGAGATACTGGAGCCCAAGGCGAGAAAGGTGACAAAGGAGATACTGGAGCCCAAGGTATACAAGGTGTAAAGGGTGATACTGGAGCCACTGGTGCAACAGGTTCAACTGGAGCTACTGGTACAACAGGAGCCAAGGGAGACACAGGAGCGACAGGAGTTCAGGGTCCAATAGGATTAACTGGTGCAGACGGAGCTAAAGGTGATACTGGAGCGAAAGGCGACCAGGGTGAAAAAGGAGATAAAGGTGATACCGGTGCAACCGGCCTAACTGGAGCTAAAGGAGATACAGGGGCCACAGGGGCAACTGGATCTACTGGTGCAACAGGAATACAAGGTGAGAAAGGTGACACTGGTGCTAAAGGAGACACTGGAGCACAGGGAATACAAGGTGAAACGGGAGCAACCGGCGCAACTGGTTCTACAGGTGCAACTGGAGAACAGGGTGAGAAAGGTGATACTGGAGAAAAAGGAGATACCGGTGCCCAAGGCGAGAAAGGTGACAAAGGAGATGCTGGAGCCCAAGGTATACAAGGTGAAAAAGGTGATACTGGGGCAACCGGAGCACAAGGTGAACAAGGCATTCAGGGTGTAACTGGTGCCACTGGAGCAACTGGTAACACAGGAGCGCAAGGCATACAGGGAATCCAGGGTGAAACCGGTGCCACAGGTGCTACTGGTAATACAGGAGCCCAAGGAATACAGGGTGAAACTGGTACAACCGGAGCCAAAGGTGACACAGGAGCCAAGGGCGACAAAGGAGATACTGGAGCAACTGGATCTACCGGTGCAACAGGAGTTCAAGGTATACAAGGTGAAATCGGAGCAACTGGTGCTACTGGAGTTCAAGGTGAAAAAGGAGACAAGGGCGACACCGGAGCTACTGGAACTACCGGAGCTAAGGGTGAGCAAGGAGACAAAGGTGATAAGGGTGATACCGGAGCCAAGGGCGACAAAGGAGATACCGGGGCAACTGGTGCCACAGGTTCAACTGGAGCAAAGGGCGACCAAGGAGATAAAGGAGATACTGGTGCCCAAGGTGAGAAGGGTGATACTGGTGCAACCGGCCTAACTGGAGCTAAAGGAGATACAGGGGACACAGGTGCAACTGGAGCCAAGGGAGACCAAGGTGATAAAGGTGAAACGGGAGCTACTGGTGCCACAGGATCTACTGGGGCAACTGGAGCCAAGGGCGACCAGGGCGTCAAAGGTGATCAAGGTGACAAGGGTGAAACTGGTGCCACTGGGGCAACTGGAGAACAAGGTGAAAAAGGGGATACTGGTGCCGAAGGTGATAAGGGTGAAAAAGGTGATCAAGGAGACAAGGGTGATACTGGAGCAACAGGTGCTCAAGGAATACAAGGAGAAACTGGTGCCACAGGTGCAACTGGAGCCAAAGGAGATATAGGTGCCAAGGGTGACCAAGGCGAGAAAGGTGATACTGGAGCAACTGGTTCAACTGGAGCTCAAGGTCCGATCGGACTTACTGGAGCAACTGGTGCGGACGGAGCTAAAGGAGATACCGGTGCTAAAGGCGACCAAGGTGATAAGGGTGAAAAAGGTGACACTGGTGCCAAAGGTGACCAAGGAGACAAGGGTGAAACTGGAGCAACAGGTGCTCAAGGAATTCAAGGCGTAAAAGGTGACCAAGGTGATACAGGAGCTACTGGTGCGGACGGAGCTAAAGGTGATACTGGAGCGAAAGGCGACCAGGGCGACACCGGAGCTACTGGTGCTACTGGCTCTACTGGAGCTAAAGGAGATCAGGGAGACAAAGGAGATAAGGGTGACCAAGGCGAGAAAGGTGCTACTGGTTCAACAGGAGCTCAAGGTCCGATCGGTCTTACTGGAGCAACTGGTGCGGACGGAGCTAAAGGAGATACCGGTGCTAAAGGCGACCAAGGTGATACTGGTGCGACCGGAGCCAAAGGCGACCAGGGTGACAAGGGTGAGAAAGGTGACACTGGTGCTAAAGGAGACACTGGAGCACAAGGAATCCAAGGTGTAACCGGAGCTACAGGTTCAATTGGAGATAAGGGTGACCAAGGAGACAAAGGAGATACAGGTGCACCTGGTGTAACGGGAGCTACTGGAGCCAAGGGAGACAAAGGAGAAACCGGTTCAACAGGAGCCACAGGTGCTACAGGATCTACTGGTGCAACTGGAGTTCAAGGTGAAAAAGGAGATACTGGAGCTCAGGGTCCAATAGGATTAACTGGTGCGGCTGGAGCTAAAGGAGATACAGGTGCCAAGGGTGACAAAGGTGATACCGGAGCAACCGGCCTAACTGGAGCCAAAGGAGATACAGGTGCAACTGGTGCAACTGGAGCTAAAGGAGACCAAGGTGATACTGGTGCGACCGGAGCCAAAGGCGACCAGGGCGACAAAGGTGAAACCGGAGCTACTGGTGCGGACGGAGCTAAAGGAGATACAGGTGCCAAGGGCGACACCGGAGCTACCGGTTCAACTGGAGCACAGGGAATACAAGGTGAAACCGGGGCTACTGGTTCAACTGGAGCACAGGGTATCCAAGGAGACAAAGGAGATACAGGGGCCACAGGTGCTACTGGTGCAACTGGTAACACAGGAGCGCAAGGAATACAAGGAGAAACCGGTGCGACTGGTAATACCGGGGCACAAGGTGATCAAGGAATACAAGGTATCCAAGGAGAGACTGGAGCGACAGGTGCTACTGGAGATAAAGGTGACACCGGAGAAAAAGGTGACACCGGAGAAAAAGGAGACAAGGGTGATACTGGAGCCAAGGGTGACCAAGGCGAGAAAGGTGACCAAGGTGATACTGGTGCGACCGGAGCACAGGGAATCCAAGGTGAAACAGGAGCCACAGGAGCTACCGGCCTAACTGGTGCTACTGGTTCAACTGGGGCCCAAGGTATACAGGGTGTAACCGGTGCAACAGGTGCTACCGGAGAACAGGGTGAGAAAGGTAATACTGGAGCAACTGGTTCAACTGGAGTTCAAGGTGAAACGGGAGCTACGGGAGCTACTGGTGCAACAGGAATACAAGGTGAGAAAGGTGACACTGGTGCTAAAGGAGATACTGGTGCAACTGGAGTTCAAGGTGAAAAAGGTGAAACCGGTGAGAAAGGTGATACTGGTGCGAAAGGCGACCAAGGTGATACTGGGGCAACTGGAGCCACAGGTTCAACAGGAGAAACTGGAGCCAAAGGAGATACAGGTGCCAAGGGTGATACCGGTGCAACTGGAGCTACCGGGGCAACTGGAGCTACTGGAGCTACCGGGGCAACTGGAGCCAAGGGAGATCAAGGCGACAAAGGAGATACTGGTGCACAAGGTATTCAAGGTGTAACGGGAGCAACAGGTGCTAAGGGTGATACCGGAGCCCAAGGAATCCAAGGTATACAAGGAGAAAAGGGAGCTACTGGGGCAACTGGTGTTACAGGAGAAAAGGGAGACAAAGGAGAGAAAGGTGATACTGGTGAGAAAGGTGACAAAGGAGATACCGGAGCTACTGGATCAACTGGTGCCCAAGGTATACAAGGTGTAAAAGGAGACAAAGGTGATACCGGAGCTACTGGTGCAACTGGACCTGCAGGGCAAGATGTTCAGGGTGGTTCGCTTACTCGTGGTATTCGAAGTACAAGCACAAACACTACCCTCGGACCTAATGACTTTACCTTAATTGTTTATGGAAAAGATCATACCATATCATTCCCAACATCAGGCACCATAGGTCAGATATATGTTATAAAAGTCATGGATGATGACAACGAAACGAACATCAATTATCGAGATGACAAAGGAGACCCAAAAAATGATTTAAAGAAGGATAAAACATATTGGTTTCAATATGATGGCACCAATTGGCAACAAATAAGTAAGGACTAA
- a CDS encoding gliding motility-associated C-terminal domain-containing protein translates to MKNAIYILALLLPLGIQAQTALYNSGNIRIHNEGQIGFHTNLINNASFDQNLGLAGFYGSSMISVSGAFMPVFFDTEIANDQGVMLNTGMSVISNTNFITGNFVTPRQQQDVYFNFLQDAFYVGESDLSKVDGYVTINNEQNFIFPVGDSEQLRSLTFNSSGTNSFAKCAYYRESPTNPTTFPESFDPTKKPRTMGDISEVEFWHLEGSVSSNIQISWNARSNIAALTEEVEKIIPVGWSIAGRSWVNLGAASVVGDLTQGFLISENFVPDDYAVITFASEATAKELLTLDNYLVTPNGDGVNDALYIEELELSDDDTISIYNRQGQKVYEEDNYTNGFTGYSNVDNLVINRGAGLPNGVYFYIIAMKDLQLNYQGFLYLEH, encoded by the coding sequence ATGAAAAACGCCATCTACATCCTCGCATTGTTGCTGCCCCTAGGGATACAGGCCCAAACGGCCCTGTACAATAGTGGCAACATCCGTATCCACAATGAGGGACAAATAGGCTTTCATACCAACCTCATCAACAATGCCTCATTTGACCAAAATTTGGGCCTGGCCGGTTTTTATGGCAGTAGTATGATAAGTGTTTCCGGCGCCTTTATGCCCGTATTCTTCGATACCGAGATTGCCAATGACCAAGGGGTAATGCTCAACACAGGCATGAGTGTCATCTCCAACACCAATTTTATAACGGGCAATTTTGTTACTCCAAGGCAACAACAGGACGTCTATTTTAATTTTCTGCAGGATGCCTTTTATGTAGGTGAAAGCGACCTCTCCAAGGTAGATGGTTATGTCACCATCAATAACGAACAAAATTTTATTTTTCCAGTGGGCGATTCGGAACAATTACGATCCCTGACCTTCAATAGCAGTGGCACTAACAGTTTTGCCAAATGTGCCTATTACAGGGAAAGTCCCACCAACCCTACCACCTTCCCCGAAAGTTTTGACCCTACCAAAAAACCCAGGACCATGGGCGATATCAGTGAGGTAGAATTTTGGCATTTGGAAGGCAGCGTTTCCTCTAACATACAGATCAGTTGGAACGCCCGCAGCAATATAGCCGCCCTTACCGAGGAGGTGGAAAAGATAATTCCCGTAGGCTGGAGCATTGCGGGCCGATCTTGGGTGAATCTAGGTGCAGCTTCGGTAGTGGGCGACCTAACACAGGGGTTTTTAATTTCGGAAAATTTTGTCCCGGACGATTATGCCGTAATCACCTTTGCCTCCGAAGCCACGGCCAAAGAATTGCTAACATTGGACAATTACCTGGTAACCCCCAACGGCGATGGGGTAAACGATGCCCTATATATTGAGGAACTGGAACTTTCGGATGACGATACCATCAGTATATATAACCGTCAAGGTCAGAAAGTTTATGAGGAGGACAATTACACCAACGGTTTTACCGGCTACTCCAATGTGGACAATTTGGTCATTAACCGGGGAGCCGGATTGCCCAATGGGGTCTATTTCTACATAATAGCAATGAAAGACCTTCAGCTTAATTATCAGGGATTTTTGTATTTGGAACACTGA